In one Candidatus Nitronereus thalassa genomic region, the following are encoded:
- a CDS encoding AbrB/MazE/SpoVT family DNA-binding domain-containing protein, with protein sequence MLDLKVRKVGNSLGVVLPKEVLSRLNLEDGDRVFLTEAPDGSYRITPYDPEFESYVKIAKKGMAKYRNTLRALAK encoded by the coding sequence ATGCTTGATTTGAAGGTCAGAAAAGTTGGGAATTCGTTGGGAGTAGTGTTGCCAAAGGAGGTGCTGTCTCGGTTGAACCTAGAAGATGGAGACCGGGTTTTTCTGACGGAAGCGCCGGATGGGAGTTATCGGATTACGCCGTATGATCCTGAGTTTGAATCGTATGTAAAGATCGCCAAAAAAGGTATGGCGAAATACCGGAATACTCTTCGCGCCTTGGCTAAGTAA
- a CDS encoding tetratricopeptide repeat protein: MPDPKIEKFIKVLKMDPNDETLWFGLGKAYMADENWAEAIPALESCIKVKPTYSAAIFALAQCLKNNDQPDRCREVCAQGIEVATTNGDLLVIKNLEELRDSL; this comes from the coding sequence ATGCCAGACCCCAAAATAGAAAAGTTTATTAAAGTCCTGAAGATGGACCCTAACGACGAAACCCTGTGGTTTGGTTTAGGAAAAGCCTATATGGCAGATGAAAATTGGGCAGAAGCCATCCCTGCGTTAGAAAGCTGCATCAAGGTCAAACCCACGTATTCCGCCGCTATCTTTGCATTGGCCCAATGCCTAAAAAATAATGACCAGCCCGATCGCTGTCGGGAAGTCTGCGCTCAAGGCATCGAAGTCGCTACCACAAACGGCGACTTGCTGGTCATTAAAAATTTGGAAGAGTTGAGAGATTCGCTATAA
- a CDS encoding toll/interleukin-1 receptor domain-containing protein has product MSTDKKHNLIFLAQYAVILPVLIRLSGASQYTPEVKAFLCQLATIADIEKDNAYFIALKSRAAWGVAVLGMDDHSTKALLTVHREQCRLIKEFNDFVEKARPQVYMDDSDAPLCKALRKADNICQSIKFLVDQSISDALGTVDEVRKAIDGFWKKGTEGFASTSTGIKLFVSHGTVDKPLATAISREVEAAGIATWRDDKDIVGGDSIPDEIARGLRSATHLIVILSQNSIGRPWIKTELDNAIMLFHSDGTPKIIPILLDGIKPPPPIAHLKGIQFDDFDSGMISLFASLGVAQTDRFDLTTVYIFYRKSKKAIETLQWCNQADFFLPINEESFDQLEDMELFFESVGIPDEINTPRRYIRTLLGNMGGITAPGIDEDFYSYANSAYAGISLARKIAYFGKKILRNLNP; this is encoded by the coding sequence ATGTCGACCGACAAGAAGCACAATCTTATCTTCCTCGCGCAATACGCCGTGATTCTGCCGGTTTTAATTCGATTGTCCGGTGCAAGCCAATACACTCCTGAGGTTAAGGCCTTTCTATGTCAACTCGCCACGATTGCTGACATTGAAAAGGATAACGCATATTTTATTGCATTGAAAAGTCGTGCGGCTTGGGGAGTAGCAGTATTGGGTATGGATGACCATTCGACTAAGGCATTGCTAACTGTTCACCGTGAGCAATGCAGGTTGATCAAAGAGTTTAATGATTTTGTAGAGAAGGCGAGACCACAGGTTTACATGGATGACTCGGACGCGCCCTTATGTAAAGCACTAAGGAAGGCGGATAATATATGCCAGTCAATCAAATTTTTGGTTGATCAATCTATTTCTGATGCATTGGGAACTGTTGATGAAGTAAGAAAGGCTATTGACGGTTTCTGGAAGAAAGGCACTGAAGGTTTCGCATCTACATCCACAGGAATAAAGCTCTTTGTATCTCATGGTACCGTAGACAAGCCTCTTGCAACCGCCATTTCACGAGAAGTTGAGGCGGCAGGAATAGCTACTTGGAGAGATGATAAGGATATAGTTGGAGGAGATTCAATTCCGGATGAAATAGCTAGAGGCTTGAGATCAGCCACTCACTTAATAGTTATTCTGTCACAGAATTCTATCGGTAGACCCTGGATAAAGACAGAGCTGGATAATGCCATAATGCTCTTTCACTCTGACGGCACTCCGAAAATTATCCCAATATTGCTGGATGGGATCAAACCGCCGCCCCCTATCGCACACCTAAAAGGGATTCAGTTCGATGATTTCGATTCAGGGATGATTTCTCTTTTTGCCAGTCTTGGTGTTGCCCAGACGGACCGATTCGACCTGACGACAGTCTATATCTTTTACCGGAAATCAAAAAAAGCGATTGAGACCCTTCAATGGTGCAACCAAGCCGATTTCTTCCTTCCGATAAACGAAGAATCCTTTGACCAGCTCGAAGATATGGAATTATTTTTCGAGAGTGTTGGCATTCCCGATGAGATAAACACACCACGTCGTTACATACGCACACTACTTGGCAATATGGGCGGAATTACTGCCCCTGGAATCGACGAGGATTTCTACTCATACGCGAATAGTGCGTACGCGGGAATCTCTTTGGCTCGGAAAATTGCGTACTTCGGTAAGAAAATATTGCGCAACTTAAACCCGTAG
- a CDS encoding pyridoxal-phosphate dependent enzyme produces the protein MILPTFEHVQRAASVLQGVVHRTPIHTSRQLDDCSRATVFLKCENFQRVGAFKFRGAYHAVAHLKSQKPVVALSSGNHAQGIALACQLLGKAAHLVMPEPINRVKRAAVQDYGGIVHVPPRPQDAESFAENLVQTLGAEWIEAFNDVHVIAGQGTAALEFLDQVEDLDLILGPIGGGGLLSGTGLATHGVNPKAQVYACEPVGALDAMYSVKENRIVPQEHPQTIAEGLRTSVGTLTLPILRSHLAGFFVVEEHEILEAMRFIYERMKLVIEPASAVAVAPLLRKERILQGKRVGVIISGGNVDLGQYVAGFATQAHGVESEGC, from the coding sequence ATGATTCTTCCAACCTTTGAGCATGTGCAGCGGGCCGCGTCAGTCCTTCAAGGGGTTGTGCATCGCACTCCTATTCACACCTCCCGTCAACTCGATGACTGCTCTCGGGCTACAGTCTTTCTCAAATGCGAGAATTTTCAACGAGTCGGTGCCTTTAAATTTCGGGGTGCCTACCATGCGGTGGCCCATCTCAAATCCCAGAAACCTGTGGTGGCGTTATCTTCTGGAAATCACGCCCAGGGTATTGCACTGGCTTGTCAATTATTAGGCAAAGCGGCGCATCTCGTGATGCCAGAGCCCATCAATAGGGTGAAGCGCGCGGCGGTCCAAGATTATGGGGGCATCGTCCATGTTCCCCCTCGTCCTCAAGACGCAGAATCGTTTGCGGAGAATCTTGTGCAAACCCTGGGGGCAGAATGGATTGAAGCGTTTAACGATGTTCACGTGATTGCCGGACAGGGAACGGCTGCTTTGGAATTTCTGGACCAGGTGGAAGACCTCGATCTCATTCTCGGCCCCATTGGCGGAGGGGGGTTATTGTCGGGAACCGGGTTGGCCACGCATGGCGTCAATCCGAAGGCCCAAGTCTACGCGTGCGAGCCAGTCGGTGCGCTGGATGCCATGTATTCCGTCAAAGAAAATCGAATTGTGCCGCAAGAACATCCTCAGACCATTGCAGAGGGATTACGAACGAGTGTGGGTACGCTCACGCTGCCCATTCTCCGGAGTCATCTTGCTGGATTTTTCGTGGTGGAAGAACATGAAATTTTAGAAGCCATGCGTTTTATTTACGAACGTATGAAATTGGTGATTGAACCCGCCAGTGCAGTGGCCGTGGCTCCGCTTCTTCGGAAAGAGCGGATATTACAAGGGAAACGTGTCGGGGTTATAATTTCGGGAGGCAATGTGGATTTGGGGCAATATGTTGCCGGGTTTGCGACTCAGGCGCATGGCGTGGAAAGTGAGGGTTGCTAG
- a CDS encoding alanine/glycine:cation symporter family protein: MEAMESFLTTLSGIIWGPIMLILLVGVGIYLTIGLRAVPWRRLIYSFRLLWKGRSSTAQDLGEISSFQALMTALAATVGSGNIAGVATAIFLGGPGAVFWMWVTALFGMATKYAEAVLAVHFREVDELGQHVGGPMYYIQNGLGAHWRWLAMAFSLFGMLAAFGIGNTVQANTVASAVESSFDIPPWVSGLVMASLTGMVIIGGIKRLGSVAARLVPVMAGFYIIGALMIILTNIDQVPSALMTIVLHAWTGSAAVGGFAGATVMMAIQFGVARGLFSNEAGLGSAPIAHAAAKTNDPVRQGLIAMLGTFIDTIVVCSMTALVIVMTGVWTEGNTGAALTTQAFESGLSQVGGIVVTLALMLFAFTTLLGWSYYGERCTEYLFGVGVIKIYRVLWIIAIPIGAMGKLGLVWLIADILNGLMAIPNLIALLALSPLIFRLTREHFGSLGKGRAG, translated from the coding sequence ATGGAAGCCATGGAAAGTTTTCTCACTACCCTCAGCGGAATTATTTGGGGCCCTATCATGCTCATCCTTCTGGTAGGAGTGGGTATATATTTGACGATTGGGCTCAGGGCCGTTCCCTGGCGTCGCTTAATCTATAGTTTTCGATTGCTGTGGAAAGGACGATCCTCCACCGCGCAGGACCTTGGGGAGATCTCCTCATTTCAGGCGCTGATGACTGCGCTGGCCGCAACGGTTGGCAGTGGAAACATTGCAGGCGTGGCGACCGCTATTTTTCTAGGCGGTCCGGGGGCGGTGTTTTGGATGTGGGTGACGGCCCTGTTCGGCATGGCGACGAAATATGCGGAGGCGGTCTTGGCCGTCCATTTTCGCGAAGTGGACGAACTTGGCCAACATGTGGGTGGTCCGATGTATTACATCCAAAACGGATTAGGCGCACATTGGCGATGGCTGGCCATGGCCTTTAGTCTCTTTGGCATGCTGGCGGCGTTTGGGATCGGGAACACGGTTCAAGCCAATACGGTTGCCAGTGCCGTGGAGTCATCCTTCGATATTCCACCTTGGGTTTCAGGCCTTGTCATGGCAAGTCTCACGGGAATGGTTATCATTGGCGGTATCAAGCGTCTGGGGTCTGTAGCCGCACGCTTAGTCCCTGTTATGGCAGGGTTCTACATCATCGGAGCCTTAATGATTATCCTGACAAATATCGATCAGGTCCCCTCAGCATTGATGACTATCGTGTTGCATGCGTGGACGGGGAGCGCCGCAGTTGGAGGATTCGCTGGGGCGACGGTGATGATGGCGATTCAATTTGGGGTGGCGCGTGGACTTTTTTCGAATGAAGCGGGGTTGGGAAGTGCTCCTATCGCTCATGCCGCGGCTAAAACCAATGATCCTGTGCGGCAAGGCCTAATCGCGATGCTCGGAACCTTTATTGACACTATTGTCGTGTGCAGCATGACCGCCCTGGTGATTGTCATGACCGGTGTGTGGACCGAAGGAAATACCGGAGCCGCTCTGACGACGCAAGCTTTTGAAAGTGGGTTGTCACAGGTGGGTGGAATAGTGGTGACGCTTGCGCTAATGCTGTTCGCGTTTACGACATTGTTGGGTTGGAGTTATTACGGTGAGCGGTGCACGGAATATTTATTTGGTGTTGGAGTGATTAAGATCTATCGCGTGTTGTGGATTATTGCAATTCCGATTGGGGCCATGGGGAAGTTGGGGCTTGTGTGGCTGATCGCCGATATTTTAAATGGCCTCATGGCAATTCCTAATTTGATTGCGCTGTTGGCGTTAAGCCCTTTGATTTTTCGGCTGACGCGTGAACATTTTGGTTCTTTGGGAAAAGGGCGTGCAGGGTGA
- a CDS encoding flavodoxin family protein, whose amino-acid sequence MPSKFLVRGLLIFFFWLPFGAVVSHVHAEQFVTVLVAYHSMTGHTEKMAQAVADGAQSVPGTRVRVERVENVTAEVLFSADGLVVGSPVYWSNMAGEVKTFFDNWQFKFGVWPEFKMRNKVGAAFATGGQVSSGKEVTMLTILAAMLGNQMIVVSDGGAFGASATTEGKSPGIDQDELADARALGKRVAEVAWMVKRGEIHHAEAVQ is encoded by the coding sequence ATGCCATCAAAATTTCTTGTAAGAGGGTTGTTGATTTTCTTCTTCTGGTTGCCCTTTGGGGCAGTGGTTTCACACGTTCATGCCGAACAATTTGTTACCGTGTTGGTTGCCTACCATTCAATGACTGGGCATACGGAAAAAATGGCGCAAGCGGTGGCTGATGGGGCGCAATCGGTTCCCGGAACTCGTGTGCGAGTGGAACGAGTCGAGAACGTCACGGCCGAAGTCCTATTTTCCGCTGATGGATTAGTCGTGGGTTCTCCAGTGTATTGGTCGAACATGGCTGGGGAAGTGAAGACCTTTTTTGATAATTGGCAATTCAAGTTTGGTGTGTGGCCGGAATTCAAAATGCGGAATAAGGTCGGGGCCGCGTTTGCTACTGGCGGACAGGTGTCCAGTGGTAAAGAAGTGACCATGCTCACAATTTTGGCGGCCATGCTCGGCAATCAAATGATTGTGGTCAGCGATGGCGGAGCCTTTGGGGCGTCGGCGACAACGGAGGGGAAGAGTCCTGGCATTGACCAGGATGAATTAGCCGATGCCCGCGCGCTGGGGAAGCGTGTCGCGGAAGTGGCGTGGATGGTGAAGCGCGGGGAAATACATCATGCTGAGGCGGTTCAATAA
- a CDS encoding type II toxin-antitoxin system death-on-curing family toxin produces the protein MKEPAWVLHDFVLALHEDLLSGFGGASGIRDGALLESALARPHQLFAYEKPDLFILAASYISGLVRNHPFIDGNKRTAFMVGYSFLSRNGKELNAPEPEATAVIVDLAPRKITEEDLAMWLRQNCE, from the coding sequence ATGAAAGAGCCTGCTTGGGTTCTTCATGATTTTGTTCTCGCATTACATGAAGACTTGTTGTCAGGGTTTGGGGGCGCATCCGGTATTCGAGATGGCGCGCTTTTAGAATCTGCTCTGGCTCGCCCTCACCAATTATTTGCTTATGAAAAGCCTGATTTGTTTATCCTGGCGGCGTCCTACATCTCCGGTCTTGTTCGCAATCATCCCTTTATCGATGGGAATAAGCGAACAGCTTTTATGGTTGGCTATTCCTTCTTAAGCAGAAATGGCAAAGAGTTGAATGCTCCTGAACCAGAAGCGACAGCGGTCATTGTGGATCTGGCGCCCAGGAAAATTACGGAAGAAGATTTAGCAATGTGGCTTCGGCAGAATTGCGAGTAA
- a CDS encoding histone deacetylase gives MGRVGIVTHPAYLEHDMGPGHPESPERLRVINAQLEATGIMAKLTRIEPRKAATEWITRIHDPAYVQCLEEKAPSVGYVSLDPDTSMSPGSLTAAYLAAGGAMAAVDAIMDNQVDQVFCAVRPPGHHAEATHAKGFCLFNTVAIAARYIQERHGLKRILIVDWDVHHGNGTQHVFEDDPSVLFFSTHQFPFYPGTGAFVERGRGAGEGATINMPLDGGQGPDDYRAIFEQVLVPAAKAFHPEFVLISAGFDAHQDDPLASMALTDESYGELTRLVTGIANAHCHGRIVSCLEGGYALRALAGSVEQHILALMEA, from the coding sequence ATGGGCCGGGTTGGCATTGTTACGCATCCTGCGTATTTGGAACATGATATGGGTCCGGGGCATCCGGAATCACCGGAACGGTTGCGGGTCATCAACGCGCAGCTAGAGGCGACCGGTATCATGGCTAAGTTGACTCGAATCGAACCCCGAAAAGCGGCTACGGAGTGGATTACGCGCATTCATGATCCCGCCTATGTGCAATGCTTGGAAGAGAAAGCCCCGAGTGTGGGGTATGTCTCGCTAGACCCAGATACCTCGATGTCCCCTGGGTCGTTGACGGCGGCATATCTGGCGGCTGGTGGGGCGATGGCTGCAGTTGATGCCATTATGGATAACCAAGTCGATCAGGTCTTCTGTGCGGTGCGTCCGCCGGGGCATCATGCCGAAGCGACTCATGCTAAAGGCTTTTGTCTATTTAATACCGTGGCCATTGCTGCACGGTATATTCAAGAACGACATGGATTGAAACGCATCCTGATTGTGGATTGGGATGTGCATCATGGCAATGGCACACAGCATGTGTTTGAAGATGATCCGTCAGTGCTCTTTTTTAGCACGCACCAATTTCCGTTTTATCCTGGTACGGGTGCGTTCGTGGAACGTGGCCGGGGGGCTGGAGAAGGGGCCACCATTAATATGCCCTTGGATGGCGGACAAGGTCCCGATGATTACCGAGCCATATTTGAGCAGGTTTTGGTGCCGGCGGCCAAGGCGTTTCATCCGGAGTTTGTGCTCATCTCGGCAGGCTTCGATGCGCATCAGGATGATCCTTTGGCGAGTATGGCCTTGACGGATGAAAGCTATGGCGAACTTACTCGTCTTGTCACTGGCATTGCGAATGCCCATTGTCATGGTCGGATTGTGTCATGTTTGGAAGGGGGCTATGCCCTCCGAGCCTTGGCGGGTTCAGTCGAACAA